A section of the Bacteroidota bacterium genome encodes:
- a CDS encoding T9SS type A sorting domain-containing protein, producing the protein MMLNLRKGLLGLAFLGAPLMTMAQTTIDVAASSEDASVIETTAAADGAVTNAVQNWVGWVGADNIADGDDAIRRCYVIPFKLPEAEAGVVIESVSLEATVGLIRDWFPLGNVADLYAIAGARAEALPLGTDYFNGAYNTDDTDAVAIQQGFVVKATDAGVADNPTAPFTTSTDANALLKTFIQGQYDAGNAGKYVFLRVSTEHIIGWQRMEFSTTDLPVLSITGDDKLVGAPNTPPVLEDIEDVVASTVSSTSVALDVTDAEEDAGALVVSVTKADGSEATGMLVEKHWNGSIHFITIDGSVATAGDYEVTVTDAAGATAVKTVTVLVDDTGANISGRNWPSVSMGDHSGVFTKSIKVTPNGSDLDAGVTMSEGELGPDSWGDCSVIVRFKPDGTFDAHNGVTYASDAAITYETGVEYTMDFTVDVPNKKYTVSITPAGGTATVLATDYGFRNQNVEKLDHVMLAAYIRSYTLEVKTSPVLADIEDVVASTVSSTSVALDVTDADEDASALVVSVTKADGSEATGMLVEKHWNGSIHFITIDGAVATEGEYEVTVTDADGATAVKPFNLLVDATGTFISGRNWPAAGLAGDNTGVFTKSLKVIPNGSSLDAGVTMSEGKLGPDSWGDCSVIVRFKPDGTFDAHNGVTYTKDADITYESGVEYTMDFTVDVPNKTYTVSITPEGGTATVLATDYGFRNQNVTQLDHVMLAAYIRSYTLTGDDLLSNELIKLSDLSIYPNPVTNGVFAIETPDSGSAFTLDIIDVSGKVVYNKVFTKTSKSVIVSDANLNSGLYIVKLSSERAFSTQKLVVK; encoded by the coding sequence ATGATGTTAAATTTACGTAAAGGTTTATTGGGCCTAGCTTTTTTAGGAGCACCATTAATGACCATGGCTCAAACAACTATTGATGTTGCAGCCAGTAGTGAGGATGCTAGTGTCATTGAGACTACAGCAGCAGCTGATGGCGCTGTGACAAATGCAGTTCAAAACTGGGTAGGATGGGTAGGAGCCGATAACATTGCTGATGGTGATGATGCTATAAGAAGATGTTATGTTATTCCATTTAAATTACCGGAAGCAGAAGCTGGTGTTGTTATTGAATCTGTTTCTTTAGAGGCTACAGTAGGATTAATCAGAGATTGGTTCCCATTAGGTAATGTAGCAGATTTATATGCTATTGCTGGAGCAAGAGCTGAAGCACTTCCACTAGGTACAGATTATTTTAATGGTGCATATAACACAGATGATACTGATGCTGTAGCTATACAGCAAGGTTTTGTGGTTAAAGCCACTGACGCAGGTGTTGCTGACAATCCAACAGCTCCATTCACAACAAGTACAGATGCTAATGCATTATTAAAAACTTTTATTCAAGGACAGTATGATGCTGGTAATGCAGGGAAGTATGTATTTTTGAGAGTAAGTACGGAGCATATTATCGGTTGGCAGAGAATGGAATTCTCAACAACTGATCTTCCAGTGCTTTCAATTACTGGAGATGATAAATTAGTTGGAGCACCAAATACTCCTCCTGTATTAGAAGATATCGAGGATGTAGTAGCAAGTACTGTATCTAGTACAAGTGTTGCTTTAGACGTAACTGATGCAGAAGAGGATGCAGGTGCTTTAGTTGTTTCTGTAACAAAAGCTGACGGAAGTGAAGCTACAGGAATGCTTGTTGAAAAACACTGGAATGGAAGTATTCATTTCATTACAATTGATGGATCTGTGGCTACTGCAGGTGATTACGAAGTTACTGTTACTGATGCTGCCGGAGCTACTGCAGTTAAGACAGTGACTGTATTAGTTGATGATACAGGAGCTAATATCAGTGGACGTAACTGGCCTAGTGTTTCTATGGGAGATCATTCAGGAGTATTTACTAAGTCAATTAAAGTTACTCCTAACGGAAGTGACCTTGATGCTGGTGTAACTATGTCAGAAGGAGAACTTGGACCTGATTCATGGGGAGATTGTTCAGTAATCGTTAGATTTAAGCCTGATGGAACTTTTGATGCTCATAATGGTGTTACTTATGCTAGTGATGCAGCAATAACTTACGAAACAGGAGTTGAATACACAATGGATTTCACTGTTGATGTACCAAACAAAAAATATACAGTATCTATTACACCGGCTGGAGGTACAGCTACAGTTTTAGCTACTGATTATGGTTTTAGAAACCAGAACGTTGAAAAATTAGATCATGTTATGCTTGCTGCATATATCAGATCTTATACTCTTGAAGTGAAAACTTCTCCGGTATTAGCTGATATCGAAGATGTAGTAGCAAGTACTGTATCTAGTACAAGTGTTGCTTTAGACGTAACTGATGCAGATGAGGATGCAAGTGCTTTAGTTGTTTCTGTAACAAAAGCTGACGGAAGTGAAGCTACAGGAATGCTTGTTGAAAAACACTGGAATGGAAGTATTCACTTTATCACAATTGATGGTGCAGTTGCAACTGAAGGTGAATATGAAGTTACTGTTACTGACGCTGATGGAGCTACTGCAGTTAAGCCATTTAATTTATTGGTTGATGCAACAGGTACTTTTATTAGTGGACGTAACTGGCCAGCTGCAGGATTAGCGGGTGATAATACAGGAGTGTTTACTAAATCACTTAAAGTTATTCCAAACGGAAGTTCTCTTGATGCAGGTGTTACAATGTCAGAAGGAAAACTTGGACCTGATTCTTGGGGAGATTGTTCGGTAATTGTTAGATTTAAGCCTGATGGAACTTTTGATGCTCATAATGGTGTTACTTATACTAAAGATGCTGACATTACTTACGAAAGTGGAGTAGAGTACACTATGGACTTTACGGTAGATGTTCCTAACAAAACTTATACAGTATCTATTACTCCTGAAGGCGGTACAGCTACAGTTTTAGCTACTGATTATGGTTTTAGAAATCAAAATGTTACACAGTTAGATCATGTTATGCTTGCTGCTTACATAAGATCTTATACTCTTACTGGCGATGATCTTTTGTCTAACGAGCTTATTAAGTTATCTGACTTATCTATATACCCTAACCCGGTAACCAATGGTGTATTTGCAATTGAAACTCCTGATTCTGGATCTGCATTTACTTTAGATATTATTGATGTATCAGGTAAGGTTGTGTATAATAAAGTATTTACAAAAACTTCTAAATCTGTAATAGTTTCGGATGCTAATCTTAATTCCGGACTATATATTGTGAAGTTATCATCAGAGCGTGCATTTTCTACGCAGAAGTTGGTGGTTAAATAA
- a CDS encoding T9SS type A sorting domain-containing protein, translated as MNKIYSLFVSLLFLTTSTLNAQEFLDVPMWDGTPENTLDQVILKDTTDAGERIENRVYRLERGAFYVMNQTLALTSSFAMVSAGDESLRPPVIIRGEYSSGDPVGGFFIFNGSDNNYYFENIFFSALDFDDPTTYDAQWTFAVAFKGNNSHIELQGCIFNGFQGQTIQTSGIGNTIYLSDNIFRNGNNKYHPFVGQQTGFGKQQINSLILTNNTFFNNTSFLLFVEGGQGLVDRAVVEHNTFYTSMIDGIRMIDMVNLQSRSNLYYAVGAYGDNAKSQEEAWYPPVDGELAINSFAVVKEGLMTAAGLTEADRVIEITNNAYFTPSAISDYQTQFGLTGAVWINPVSQPMFDDATAYPNLSDTDNLNIDPKFANTAVNTWTVDELATACTELRETAGTAGWGTNTSRRNIDEDLGESGMIMVDWPLVEGNHEITEASLLTAGHDGLPVGTLNWNASNRGQYSYPEGVEGMLRLSMFGGLSVNDKYFTEMGYKLNSYPNPVKETANIEFELPKTANVTISVYNIMGQKIEDITSASFTKGKHVVSWDASGVPAGIFIYKLETEEVTQSRQIIIRK; from the coding sequence ATGAATAAGATTTATTCGTTGTTTGTGTCATTATTATTTTTGACAACATCAACATTGAATGCACAGGAATTTTTAGATGTTCCAATGTGGGATGGTACTCCGGAAAACACTCTTGATCAGGTTATCCTAAAGGATACTACTGATGCAGGAGAAAGAATTGAAAACCGTGTTTACCGCCTTGAAAGAGGAGCTTTTTATGTGATGAACCAAACCTTGGCATTAACTTCTTCTTTTGCAATGGTTTCTGCAGGAGATGAGAGTTTACGTCCACCGGTTATCATTAGAGGTGAATATAGTTCAGGAGATCCGGTTGGGGGATTCTTTATTTTTAACGGTAGTGATAATAACTACTATTTCGAAAATATATTTTTTAGTGCTCTTGATTTTGATGATCCAACTACATACGATGCGCAATGGACTTTTGCTGTTGCATTTAAGGGAAATAATTCACATATCGAACTACAGGGATGTATCTTTAATGGTTTCCAGGGGCAAACAATCCAGACTTCAGGAATAGGTAATACTATATACCTAAGTGATAATATATTTAGAAATGGTAATAATAAGTATCACCCTTTTGTTGGTCAACAAACTGGTTTCGGGAAACAACAAATAAATAGCCTTATTTTAACAAACAATACATTTTTCAACAATACATCATTTTTATTATTTGTTGAGGGAGGTCAGGGCTTAGTTGACAGAGCTGTTGTAGAGCACAATACTTTTTATACATCAATGATCGATGGTATAAGAATGATTGATATGGTGAATCTACAGAGTAGAAGTAATTTATATTATGCTGTTGGTGCATATGGAGATAATGCAAAATCACAGGAAGAAGCATGGTATCCTCCTGTTGATGGAGAACTTGCAATTAACTCTTTTGCAGTAGTTAAAGAAGGTTTGATGACTGCTGCTGGTCTTACAGAGGCTGATAGAGTAATAGAAATTACAAATAATGCTTATTTTACTCCATCTGCAATTTCTGACTACCAGACTCAATTTGGTTTGACAGGTGCTGTTTGGATTAACCCAGTATCACAGCCTATGTTTGATGATGCTACAGCTTATCCTAACTTATCAGATACTGATAATTTAAATATTGACCCTAAATTTGCAAATACAGCAGTTAATACCTGGACTGTAGATGAATTGGCAACAGCATGTACTGAATTACGTGAGACTGCTGGTACGGCTGGATGGGGAACTAATACGAGTAGAAGAAATATCGATGAAGATTTAGGTGAATCAGGAATGATTATGGTTGACTGGCCTTTAGTAGAAGGTAATCACGAAATTACTGAAGCTTCATTATTAACAGCCGGTCATGATGGTTTACCTGTTGGAACTCTTAACTGGAATGCCTCTAATAGAGGTCAATACAGCTACCCTGAAGGAGTAGAAGGAATGTTGAGACTTTCTATGTTTGGGGGGTTATCTGTTAATGATAAATATTTCACTGAGATGGGTTACAAATTGAACAGTTACCCTAATCCTGTTAAAGAAACAGCTAATATCGAATTCGAACTTCCTAAAACGGCAAATGTTACTATCTCTGTATACAATATTATGGGACAGAAAATAGAAGATATTACAAGTGCATCCTTTACTAAAGGAAAACATGTTGTAAGTTGGGATGCTAGTGGTGTACCTGCCGGTATATTTATTTATAAATTGGAGACTGAGGAAGTTACTCAATCTCGTCAAATTATTATTAGAAAGTAA
- a CDS encoding TonB-dependent receptor, translating into MKFSVEKNTIVLSILFTLFFGGVYAQDAYISGVITDKATGETLIGANVVLEGTIIGVSTDLDGSYILSGVTPGDYNVSITYIGYEDVVKSISLKAGEKLKLDVSLGYGGAVGLDEVIVTAQAKGQMNAINQQLNSQSITNVVSAEKMQELPDANAAETLGRLPGVSVNRVGGEGNKVVVRGLSPKYNRITMEGVQMASSGDDRSTDISAISPYALDGIEVYKAATADKNGEFIGGMVEFKLREARSGWNSDLVAQMGYNDLKGTFSDYLINGSVSNRFFDDQLGVYLQANAEKRNRSANGMTGSYEMKGNPDPALTGQEVLTTGASLTDVFRQKERLGGTLVLDYRLEEGSIKFKNFYSGSNTSKDTYGEVVNSNFQGKLYTDTRTGQRARYESQSFSNILSYSQVFNKLKVEGKVSHTYSKSETPYQIDAYYLQDANVFEDDFIVTRLDQHITPSEVLDNVQSDETISYLQKITERSSVNDERQLGASFDLTYNFNINENLGGFVKAGVDSRKTTRSKDQTAWGSDLIIRGGRNTSQLWEAIPELGSGSGPIPFERANDPDFDHRDYMDGRYSMGSVVDLDLMERMLDVMQANGENGDQYPYDRTSKTDDYSGDELYLASYILTELNIGKSIKFIPGVRYEKNKTEYSGAYGITDLALPERVYPSIDSAVTRENSYLLPMIHLKYKPNDWFDVRLAYTHTLARPNYYQFAPKMDKYMPGQLVNYNNHNLVPEFSKNWDVYFSFHSNQLGLLTVGGFTKEIENMIFNTGRRVILDPSEYGFDDSYKNMAIYTAKNSKDIANMYGLEFDWQSNFYFLPGALKGLVMNINYTHIFSEAQYPYTIVTKELVDPSQPWLGYVTSQEDFTYTGNLVDQPEDIINVGLGYDYKGFSTRISMMYQSKIFKSPNRFRELNTYNEEYLRWDFSAKQKLPWHGLELYTNINNFTSAKEITVVSRTGYDSGLSNYGMTVDFGLRWRL; encoded by the coding sequence ATGAAATTTTCAGTGGAGAAAAACACTATAGTATTATCCATACTATTTACATTGTTTTTTGGAGGTGTATATGCACAGGATGCATATATAAGTGGAGTGATAACGGATAAAGCAACGGGCGAAACATTAATTGGAGCCAATGTAGTATTAGAAGGAACCATTATTGGTGTATCTACCGACTTAGATGGAAGTTATATACTGTCGGGTGTTACACCTGGAGATTATAATGTGTCAATTACCTATATAGGTTATGAAGATGTGGTCAAGTCAATATCATTAAAAGCCGGCGAAAAATTGAAGTTAGATGTTTCGCTTGGTTATGGCGGGGCAGTTGGTCTGGATGAAGTTATAGTTACAGCACAGGCAAAAGGGCAAATGAATGCGATTAACCAACAGTTAAATTCGCAATCTATTACAAATGTTGTTTCTGCCGAGAAAATGCAGGAATTACCTGATGCTAATGCCGCTGAAACCTTAGGGAGACTTCCGGGAGTTTCTGTAAACCGTGTAGGTGGAGAAGGGAATAAAGTTGTAGTTAGAGGTTTATCGCCAAAGTACAATAGAATTACTATGGAAGGTGTTCAAATGGCATCATCAGGTGATGACAGAAGTACAGATATATCTGCTATATCGCCTTATGCACTTGATGGTATTGAGGTTTATAAAGCTGCAACTGCCGATAAGAATGGTGAGTTCATTGGAGGAATGGTTGAATTCAAACTTCGTGAAGCCCGTTCGGGATGGAATAGTGATCTTGTTGCACAAATGGGCTACAACGATCTTAAAGGTACCTTTAGCGATTATTTAATAAATGGTAGCGTAAGTAACAGATTCTTTGATGATCAACTTGGTGTTTATCTTCAGGCAAATGCCGAGAAAAGAAACCGAAGTGCCAATGGGATGACAGGTTCTTATGAAATGAAAGGTAACCCTGATCCTGCACTTACAGGACAAGAGGTACTTACTACAGGAGCCTCTCTTACTGATGTTTTTCGACAAAAAGAAAGACTAGGAGGGACTCTTGTATTAGATTATAGATTAGAGGAAGGTTCTATTAAGTTTAAGAACTTCTATAGTGGAAGTAATACATCTAAAGATACTTACGGTGAAGTTGTTAATTCAAATTTTCAGGGAAAACTTTATACTGATACCAGAACAGGACAACGTGCCAGGTACGAATCGCAATCATTTAGTAATATATTAAGCTACTCACAAGTATTTAATAAGTTAAAGGTTGAAGGTAAAGTATCGCATACCTATTCAAAAAGTGAAACTCCGTATCAGATCGATGCCTATTACCTTCAAGATGCGAATGTATTTGAAGATGATTTTATTGTTACGCGCCTGGATCAGCATATAACACCTTCAGAAGTACTTGATAACGTTCAGTCGGATGAAACGATTTCATATTTACAAAAAATTACAGAAAGAAGTTCTGTTAACGACGAAAGACAGTTAGGAGCTTCTTTTGATTTAACATATAATTTTAATATCAACGAAAATTTAGGTGGTTTTGTTAAGGCAGGTGTAGATTCTCGTAAAACTACAAGATCAAAAGATCAAACTGCCTGGGGATCAGATCTTATTATTCGAGGTGGACGAAATACTTCCCAGCTTTGGGAGGCAATTCCTGAATTAGGTTCAGGTTCCGGTCCAATACCATTCGAACGTGCTAATGATCCTGATTTTGACCATAGAGACTATATGGATGGTAGATATAGTATGGGATCTGTTGTTGATTTAGATTTAATGGAAAGAATGTTGGATGTAATGCAGGCAAATGGCGAAAATGGAGACCAATATCCTTATGATAGAACATCAAAAACTGATGACTATTCCGGAGATGAGTTATATCTTGCTTCTTATATTTTAACCGAATTAAATATAGGTAAATCTATTAAGTTCATTCCGGGTGTTAGATATGAAAAGAATAAAACTGAATATTCCGGAGCTTATGGTATTACTGATCTTGCTTTACCGGAAAGAGTATACCCTAGTATTGATTCAGCAGTAACAAGAGAAAATAGTTACTTGTTGCCAATGATACATTTAAAATATAAGCCAAATGATTGGTTTGATGTTAGGTTGGCATATACTCATACTCTTGCCAGACCAAATTATTATCAATTCGCACCGAAAATGGATAAGTACATGCCAGGTCAGCTTGTTAATTATAACAATCATAATTTGGTGCCTGAATTTTCTAAAAACTGGGACGTATATTTCTCGTTCCACTCAAATCAGCTTGGACTTTTAACAGTTGGTGGATTTACTAAGGAAATTGAAAACATGATTTTCAATACTGGCCGTAGAGTTATTTTAGATCCGTCGGAATATGGTTTTGATGATAGTTACAAAAACATGGCTATTTATACTGCAAAGAATAGTAAGGACATTGCTAATATGTATGGTTTAGAGTTCGATTGGCAATCGAATTTCTACTTCCTTCCCGGTGCCTTAAAGGGCTTAGTTATGAATATTAACTATACACATATTTTTTCAGAGGCTCAATATCCTTACACGATCGTTACTAAAGAGCTTGTTGACCCGTCGCAACCGTGGCTGGGATATGTAACATCTCAGGAAGATTTTACCTATACAGGTAATTTGGTTGATCAACCGGAAGATATAATTAATGTTGGTTTAGGTTATGACTACAAAGGGTTCTCTACCAGAATCTCTATGATGTATCAATCTAAAATATTCAAATCTCCAAATAGATTTAGGGAATTGAATACTTACAATGAAGAATATTTACGTTGGGATTTTTCTGCTAAGCAGAAGCTGCCTTGGCATGGTCTTGAATTATACACTAATATAAATAACTTCACTAGTGCTAAAGAGATAACCGTTGTTTCTCGTACAGGATATGATTCAGGTCTTTCAAATTACGGAATGACTGTTGATTTTGGTCTTAGATGGAGATTGTAA